One window of Microcoleus vaginatus PCC 9802 genomic DNA carries:
- a CDS encoding serine/threonine protein kinase, whose amino-acid sequence MVSQLLDGRYQIIEVIETGEFGQTYLAKDIRRPGEPQCFVKHLRPGTTEPKLINTTRRLFQKEAEVLERLGQHDQIPQLFAYFEENEEFFLVESFVAGHSLSTEIVPGKPLSEEKMIPLLKELLEILVFVHGQGVIHRDIKPANLIRRYSDNKLVLIDFGSVKEIHIAQRQAPVTVRIGTLEYMPIEQFQYNPQLNSDIYALGMIGIQAMTGLPAYDLPKLRDLKNSNKGEIVWRHLATCSQALADVLDNMVRYDFRERYQSAAEALADLRKIGDRSRARIPKLTIYREEVDRRSSSRGDITVVGRRILDELRVSLELLPEEAEAIEDEVLNPYRKYRQKGERYEQSLQEAMQQEYPFSQETRDELKRLQQVLGLTDEDAAKIEELVIPKSLFAKLYKAISTVLEGHRNPSGPPASSAPHLELQASPAVSSQVNLNGKTDFLIASPVALVPKETRKFNPYLAGATIAAILAAIGGIYGYLKWQEGQQRVQKESQQLNQIEALYKGSNYEDCISQIPTIADTSSSYSSAQKLQEQCQAGLQWKNAKVKNFAQHSDAVGSVAFSPDGLMLASGSKDKTIQIWDLATGKSIRTFPGDSSTIWSVAFDSNGTKLATGTGFWRVMLWDLKTGQVIRSLDHTASVWSVALSPDGQLVASGSGDKTTKISDAATGSLIQNFPDHTDFVYSVAFTPDGKSLVSASKDKKITVVDVATGRLLKTIEGHGDAVRSVAVSPDGKTIVSGSYDESIKIWNIETGDLIRSIQGHSDDIVSVAISPDGKFIASGSKDKTIKVWDFATGELLNTLTGHSDEVYVVTFSPDGKTIASGSKDNTIKLWLR is encoded by the coding sequence ATGGTGAGCCAACTTTTAGATGGACGCTATCAAATCATTGAAGTCATAGAAACAGGAGAATTTGGACAAACCTATCTGGCCAAAGATATTCGCCGTCCCGGAGAACCGCAGTGCTTTGTCAAGCACCTGCGTCCCGGTACCACCGAACCGAAATTAATTAATACTACACGCCGTCTTTTTCAAAAAGAAGCAGAAGTTCTAGAAAGGCTCGGTCAACACGACCAAATTCCTCAGCTATTCGCTTATTTTGAAGAAAACGAAGAATTTTTCTTAGTTGAATCCTTTGTTGCCGGTCACTCGCTATCAACCGAAATTGTACCGGGCAAGCCTCTGAGCGAAGAAAAAATGATTCCTTTGCTGAAGGAACTGTTAGAAATTTTAGTGTTTGTACACGGACAGGGAGTAATTCACCGAGATATTAAACCGGCAAATTTAATCCGTCGCTATTCAGATAACAAGTTAGTTTTAATCGACTTTGGCTCGGTGAAAGAAATTCACATTGCTCAAAGACAAGCGCCGGTAACGGTGCGGATTGGCACCCTGGAATATATGCCGATCGAACAATTTCAATACAACCCGCAACTCAACAGCGATATCTACGCTTTGGGAATGATTGGCATCCAAGCAATGACGGGTTTGCCGGCTTACGATTTGCCGAAACTGCGGGATTTGAAAAATTCTAATAAAGGCGAAATTGTTTGGCGGCATTTAGCCACGTGTTCCCAAGCGCTGGCCGATGTTTTGGATAATATGGTGCGCTACGATTTTCGGGAGAGATACCAGTCGGCGGCGGAAGCTTTAGCCGATTTGAGGAAAATTGGCGATCGCTCGCGGGCGCGGATTCCCAAGCTAACAATATATCGCGAAGAAGTCGATCGGCGCAGCAGCAGCCGGGGTGATATTACAGTCGTCGGTCGTAGAATATTAGATGAACTGCGCGTGAGTTTGGAATTGCTGCCAGAAGAAGCAGAGGCGATCGAAGATGAGGTATTGAACCCTTACCGCAAATACAGGCAAAAAGGCGAACGCTACGAACAATCACTGCAAGAAGCCATGCAGCAAGAATATCCCTTTTCTCAGGAAACTCGCGACGAATTAAAACGCTTGCAGCAAGTTTTAGGGCTTACCGACGAAGATGCCGCGAAAATCGAAGAATTAGTCATTCCTAAATCTTTATTTGCTAAATTGTACAAGGCGATCTCCACAGTTTTGGAGGGACACCGCAACCCCAGTGGGCCACCAGCCAGCAGCGCCCCTCACCTCGAATTGCAGGCAAGTCCGGCGGTATCCTCGCAGGTAAATCTGAACGGAAAAACCGATTTCTTGATCGCCAGCCCAGTAGCACTTGTCCCCAAAGAAACTCGCAAATTCAATCCTTATCTCGCCGGGGCAACAATTGCGGCTATCTTAGCTGCGATCGGCGGAATTTACGGATATCTCAAGTGGCAAGAAGGGCAGCAGCGAGTCCAGAAAGAATCCCAACAGCTCAATCAAATTGAAGCTCTTTATAAAGGCAGTAATTATGAAGACTGCATCAGCCAAATACCAACAATTGCCGATACTTCCAGCAGCTATTCGTCCGCTCAGAAGTTACAGGAACAGTGCCAAGCAGGTCTGCAGTGGAAGAACGCCAAAGTCAAAAATTTCGCTCAGCATTCCGATGCAGTTGGGTCTGTTGCTTTCAGTCCAGACGGCTTAATGTTAGCCAGCGGTTCTAAAGACAAAACCATCCAAATTTGGGATTTAGCTACAGGCAAGTCGATCCGCACTTTTCCAGGAGATTCCTCCACTATTTGGTCGGTTGCTTTTGACTCAAACGGTACGAAACTGGCGACTGGAACCGGTTTTTGGCGAGTCATGCTGTGGGATTTGAAAACAGGGCAAGTGATTCGCAGTCTCGACCACACTGCTTCTGTGTGGTCTGTCGCTCTCAGCCCGGACGGACAGCTTGTTGCTAGCGGTAGCGGAGACAAAACCACGAAGATTTCGGATGCAGCAACTGGCAGTTTGATTCAGAATTTTCCAGACCATACAGATTTTGTTTATTCTGTTGCTTTCACTCCCGATGGAAAAAGTTTGGTTAGCGCTTCTAAGGATAAAAAAATTACAGTTGTTGATGTAGCAACGGGGAGGTTGCTCAAAACTATTGAGGGACACGGCGACGCGGTGAGGTCGGTTGCTGTTAGCCCGGACGGCAAGACAATTGTTAGCGGTTCCTACGATGAAAGTATTAAAATCTGGAATATCGAAACAGGAGATTTAATTCGCTCTATCCAGGGACATTCTGACGATATTGTCTCGGTTGCTATCAGCCCGGACGGGAAGTTTATTGCGAGCGGGAGCAAGGATAAAACTATTAAAGTTTGGGATTTTGCTACCGGAGAATTGCTGAATACTTTGACGGGACATTCCGATGAGGTTTATGTGGTGACTTTTAGTCCCGACGGCAAAACTATTGCTAGCGGTTCTAAAGACAATACTATTAAGTTGTGGCTGAGGTAA
- a CDS encoding helix-turn-helix domain-containing protein has protein sequence MNNLQLPQKDMGKEIPQLESFIKSDIDAREVKRAIAVRMALEGKLYHEISKMLGVSEFFVGYWKKIFKTQGLEGIKLGYKGSQGYLTERQTDGVVEWLKNKEYWNLDELGTYV, from the coding sequence ATGAATAACTTACAACTTCCACAAAAAGACATGGGAAAAGAAATACCCCAATTAGAATCTTTCATTAAAAGCGATATCGATGCAAGAGAAGTAAAACGAGCAATAGCTGTCAGGATGGCGCTTGAAGGTAAGCTGTACCATGAAATTAGCAAAATGTTAGGTGTAAGTGAATTCTTTGTGGGTTATTGGAAAAAGATTTTTAAAACCCAAGGCCTCGAAGGAATAAAACTAGGATATAAAGGCTCACAAGGGTATTTGACAGAGCGACAAACGGATGGAGTAGTCGAGTGGTTAAAGAATAAAGAATATTGGAACTTAGATGAGTTAGGGACTTATGTATAG
- a CDS encoding DNA nickase — MVSTIDDTKRLAIATKLADMKALQNLLISNEEKFIQDCTDDEIRKRLQDMLEDDRKNLGVLDTAIVQYGVPSELKETTQKLVEEVEKLMEGSELTLFEKVFEQELLKHKQTMTGLLIHKAAQVVGADIEAAIAPLNAVNFENRAHQEQLKGILEVLGVRELTGQEPYQGLWGRVQDAVAALSGVAGSVITRTDDEMSIRDLLRMDHTKADTLFAEILGADEPQKIAEYFGQLYKDIKVHGTAEEQVLYPAIRPYYEHTQEIYEQTDEVMEMLDEIKPLEPASSEFKAKIEQLRTATRNHINQEEKDIFTIIRDNFSHDQQKQMATEFKTFKSQLQEQMADSPSVIAN; from the coding sequence ATGGTATCGACTATTGATGACACCAAGCGCCTTGCGATCGCCACAAAACTGGCAGATATGAAAGCGCTACAAAATCTGCTGATTAGCAACGAGGAGAAATTCATTCAGGATTGTACTGATGATGAGATTCGCAAGCGCCTACAGGATATGCTCGAAGACGATCGCAAAAACCTGGGCGTTCTCGATACTGCGATCGTTCAGTACGGTGTCCCGAGCGAGCTTAAGGAAACAACCCAGAAGCTCGTAGAGGAAGTTGAGAAACTAATGGAAGGCTCTGAGCTAACTTTGTTTGAAAAAGTATTTGAGCAAGAATTGCTCAAGCACAAGCAGACGATGACTGGGCTGCTAATTCACAAAGCTGCTCAAGTTGTTGGTGCTGATATTGAAGCTGCGATCGCTCCTTTAAATGCAGTTAACTTTGAAAACCGCGCTCATCAAGAGCAACTCAAAGGAATTCTGGAAGTTCTAGGCGTTCGCGAATTGACAGGACAAGAGCCATACCAAGGATTGTGGGGACGGGTTCAAGATGCTGTCGCCGCCTTATCAGGCGTGGCGGGTAGTGTCATAACGCGCACCGATGATGAGATGAGTATCCGCGACCTCCTCCGCATGGATCATACTAAAGCCGATACCTTATTCGCGGAAATTTTAGGTGCTGACGAACCTCAAAAAATTGCAGAGTATTTTGGACAACTCTACAAAGATATAAAAGTTCACGGTACAGCCGAAGAACAAGTTCTCTACCCGGCAATTCGTCCGTATTACGAACACACGCAGGAAATATACGAGCAAACCGATGAAGTGATGGAGATGTTAGATGAAATTAAGCCTTTAGAGCCAGCTTCATCTGAGTTCAAAGCAAAAATTGAGCAGTTAAGAACTGCGACGCGAAATCACATAAATCAAGAAGAAAAAGATATATTCACCATAATCCGAGACAACTTCAGCCACGATCAGCAGAAGCAAATGGCGACCGAGTTCAAAACCTTTAAAAGCCAACTACAAGAGCAAATGGCTGATTCCCCTAGCGTAATAGCCAACTAA
- a CDS encoding alpha/beta fold hydrolase, producing MKLEPSMKTAIEERRINVNGLTTRYFSAGNDGLPLVLLHGDSASALDWSWVLPKLAATHQVYAPDFPGFGESAKPNREYSLEFFKQFLGDFLDALGIERAVLVGNSLGGQVSLRFALSHPEQVAALVLVDSSGLGYAVSPALSQLTVPLYGETAIAWCQTPLGAKQRSLLRTSLLFAHPSKVPDVWLEEQERMSQMPGFLKATVSSLRAQLNVFGQHQVLLDALPELQMPTLVVWGTDDLVLPKSHGQDAVSRLKQGQLALIPDCGHLPHVERPELFTEELSKFLAGVGF from the coding sequence ATAAAATTGGAGCCAAGCATGAAAACAGCGATTGAAGAGCGGCGAATCAATGTCAACGGTTTAACCACCCGCTACTTTTCGGCGGGTAATGATGGCTTACCGTTAGTGCTGTTACATGGAGATAGTGCCAGTGCTCTTGATTGGTCTTGGGTGCTTCCTAAACTCGCAGCTACGCATCAGGTGTACGCACCTGATTTTCCAGGTTTTGGCGAGAGTGCTAAACCCAACCGCGAGTATTCACTAGAGTTTTTCAAACAGTTCCTGGGCGATTTTCTGGACGCGCTTGGAATTGAGCGGGCCGTGCTAGTTGGCAACTCGCTAGGTGGGCAGGTTTCCCTGCGCTTTGCGCTGTCCCATCCGGAACAAGTGGCGGCTTTGGTACTGGTAGACAGTTCCGGGCTAGGTTACGCGGTGAGTCCGGCTTTGTCCCAGTTAACTGTGCCTTTGTACGGGGAGACTGCGATCGCCTGGTGCCAAACGCCTCTTGGCGCGAAGCAGCGGTCTTTGTTACGGACCTCGCTGCTTTTTGCCCACCCCTCAAAGGTTCCCGATGTGTGGCTGGAGGAGCAGGAGCGAATGTCGCAAATGCCTGGTTTTCTTAAAGCCACCGTGTCCTCGCTGCGTGCCCAGCTTAATGTATTTGGACAGCACCAGGTATTGCTCGACGCTCTACCGGAGTTGCAGATGCCCACTCTTGTCGTTTGGGGTACTGATGACCTGGTTTTGCCAAAAAGCCACGGTCAAGATGCCGTCAGTCGCCTAAAGCAAGGACAACTCGCGTTGATACCCGACTGCGGTCACCTACCCCATGTCGAGCGTCCCGAACTCTTTACCGAGGAGTTGAGTAAGTTTCTCGCTGGAGTTGGGTTTTAG
- a CDS encoding beta-ketoacyl-ACP reductase, translating into MTSLGLEDKVVLVTGGNRGIGAAIVSLLQELGTQVAYTYRSSSEDQHRALAIQADVTDKAAMEAVAQQVEQKLGSIYGIVANAGITRDNFFPKLAIEDWDAVIDTNLKGVYNTLMPVIPKMYERGEGSVVCISSISGERGNLGQTNYAASKAAVIGLTKSLAREAARYGVRVNAVSPGFIETDMVKSVPDKVKERIVSEIPLRRFGKPEEVAWAIAFLLSPIASSYVTGEVLRVNGAHHT; encoded by the coding sequence ATGACATCTTTGGGACTGGAAGATAAAGTCGTTTTAGTAACGGGCGGTAATCGAGGCATAGGAGCGGCGATCGTCAGTCTGTTGCAGGAGTTGGGAACTCAGGTAGCTTACACCTACCGCAGCAGTAGTGAGGATCAGCATCGGGCTTTGGCAATCCAAGCCGATGTGACTGACAAGGCAGCGATGGAGGCAGTGGCACAACAGGTTGAACAAAAACTAGGGTCAATTTACGGGATTGTGGCGAATGCTGGGATTACCCGAGACAACTTCTTTCCCAAACTAGCGATAGAAGACTGGGACGCGGTAATCGACACAAACTTAAAGGGAGTCTACAACACACTGATGCCCGTTATCCCCAAGATGTACGAGCGGGGAGAAGGCTCTGTTGTCTGCATCAGCTCGATTTCGGGTGAGCGGGGAAACCTCGGTCAAACCAACTACGCCGCATCCAAGGCGGCTGTAATTGGTTTAACCAAGTCCCTAGCTAGAGAAGCAGCTCGGTACGGGGTACGGGTCAACGCTGTGTCACCGGGATTTATTGAGACTGATATGGTTAAGTCGGTTCCAGACAAAGTGAAAGAGCGTATTGTGTCTGAGATTCCGCTGCGTCGCTTCGGCAAGCCTGAAGAGGTTGCTTGGGCAATTGCGTTCCTGCTCTCGCCGATCGCCAGCAGCTATGTCACGGGCGAAGTTCTCCGAGTCAACGGCGCTCATCACACTTGA
- a CDS encoding acetyl-CoA C-acyltransferase, with the protein MQEAYIVSALRTPLGRFGGVFTDFSPVDLGAHAMRAALEQAGVSGDALDLYIFGNVLRAGHGQLLPRQAAFKAGIPDTVNGYAVDMVCSSGMMSVMNAVTAIRAQEAEIVLAGGMEAMSQTGFFLSHRARWGYKLLLGSPEQLTDILLHDGLTDATTSETMGEQAERLAAAYQITRPELDEVAFYSQARAAIATEQGFFKREIVPIEIQGKKGSQIVDKDEGIRPETTLESLAKLKPAFGENGVFTAGNSSQISDGAAALVLASKTAVDHYGLKPIARVIGGASIGGEAWRFPEVPILAVNKLLDKLKMRIYDFDVFENNEAFALSSVLFNRTLGVPYEKLNVYGGAIALGHPIGASGARIIVTLLNALQERNGQLGLASVCHGTGGGTAIAIERL; encoded by the coding sequence ATGCAAGAAGCCTATATTGTCTCAGCATTACGCACGCCACTCGGTCGGTTTGGAGGTGTCTTTACGGACTTTTCCCCTGTGGATTTAGGGGCACACGCTATGCGAGCCGCCTTGGAGCAAGCCGGAGTATCGGGTGACGCTTTAGACCTGTACATTTTTGGCAACGTACTTAGGGCAGGTCACGGACAGTTATTGCCCCGTCAGGCAGCTTTCAAAGCCGGAATACCGGATACAGTGAACGGGTATGCCGTAGACATGGTGTGTTCGTCGGGAATGATGAGCGTGATGAACGCCGTCACAGCTATCCGCGCTCAAGAAGCCGAAATCGTACTGGCGGGCGGCATGGAAGCTATGTCTCAGACTGGATTTTTCTTATCGCACCGAGCCAGATGGGGGTACAAATTACTGCTAGGTTCGCCAGAGCAACTCACGGATATTTTGCTCCACGACGGACTCACCGACGCCACCACCTCCGAAACAATGGGAGAGCAAGCTGAACGGCTGGCAGCAGCTTACCAGATCACGCGCCCTGAGTTGGACGAAGTTGCCTTCTATTCACAAGCTAGGGCAGCGATTGCAACCGAGCAAGGTTTCTTCAAGAGGGAGATCGTACCCATTGAGATCCAAGGGAAGAAAGGTTCGCAAATCGTCGATAAAGATGAGGGAATTCGCCCCGAAACCACGTTAGAAAGCCTTGCCAAACTCAAGCCTGCTTTTGGGGAAAATGGAGTATTCACTGCAGGCAACAGCAGTCAGATATCGGATGGAGCAGCAGCGCTAGTCTTAGCAAGCAAAACGGCGGTGGACCACTACGGACTTAAGCCAATAGCACGGGTAATTGGAGGAGCGTCGATAGGTGGGGAAGCTTGGCGATTCCCCGAAGTTCCCATCCTGGCAGTCAACAAGCTTTTAGACAAGCTCAAGATGAGAATCTACGATTTCGATGTGTTCGAGAACAATGAGGCGTTCGCTTTAAGCAGCGTGCTGTTCAACCGGACGCTGGGCGTTCCTTACGAGAAGCTCAACGTCTATGGGGGAGCGATCGCTTTGGGGCATCCCATCGGGGCTTCTGGGGCGCGAATCATCGTCACGCTGCTCAACGCCTTGCAGGAGCGAAATGGGCAGCTAGGGCTGGCATCTGTGTGTCATGGCACTGGCGGCGGTACTGCGATCGCAATTGAGCGGCTTTGA
- a CDS encoding vitamin K epoxide reductase encodes MDPKQLSEELRQGQNPHMTRRRWIIGLSMLGGSMGQAVTLYQTGIVNHLPDPPGQKLFDADRVDASNYAYNKFNSPDGPIMVANYALTAWVAAAGGLDRARRNPLLPIAMGIKLVLDGVTNVELAREEWSENKAFCEYCQVATVCSIASIVLAVPEVLTAVRTLLGRRDQDTEAQGNTR; translated from the coding sequence ATGGACCCAAAACAACTGAGTGAGGAGCTGCGTCAAGGACAGAACCCTCACATGACCCGTCGGCGATGGATTATCGGCTTATCTATGCTTGGGGGCTCGATGGGACAAGCCGTCACACTCTACCAGACTGGGATCGTTAATCACCTACCAGATCCGCCGGGACAAAAGCTTTTCGATGCAGACCGCGTTGACGCTTCTAATTACGCTTACAACAAATTCAACTCACCCGACGGGCCAATAATGGTGGCTAATTATGCCCTCACTGCTTGGGTAGCTGCTGCGGGTGGTCTAGACCGCGCTAGACGCAACCCTCTGTTACCAATTGCAATGGGTATCAAGCTCGTGTTGGACGGGGTGACCAATGTCGAGTTAGCTCGTGAGGAGTGGAGCGAGAACAAGGCGTTTTGTGAATACTGCCAAGTTGCGACGGTTTGCTCGATCGCGTCGATCGTACTCGCAGTGCCGGAGGTTCTTACCGCTGTGCGGACCCTGCTGGGACGCCGTGACCAGGATACCGAAGCACAGGGCAACACACGGTAA
- a CDS encoding DNA nickase, with the protein MVTTLDDTKRLAIGERLADLKAFQSLIISNDQKLIDACPDDDVRKHLQNMLEDDQKNLGIIETVIVQYGIQAEPSPATNIFIPQFEKMMSGDEFTYYQKLIHHELIKHGQAMSGIIIHKAAQKVGADIEVAIGPLNTVNFEGRAHQEQLKGMLEVVGVREMTGKDADQGLWARVQDGVAALSGVVGSIATQNTDKQDMNIQTIIRLDHNKTNTIFTEIGATKDPQKLQEYFGQLYKDLLVHAQAEEEVVYPKVRSFYGDDNTQELYDEQAQMKGMLDEIKAMDPTNADEFRSRIKDLMEAVGDHIRQEESTMFAAIDKNCSDDQKEQMATEFKAAKSKIQQEMAA; encoded by the coding sequence ATGGTTACAACGTTAGACGATACAAAACGGCTTGCGATCGGCGAAAGATTGGCAGACTTGAAAGCCTTTCAAAGTTTAATTATCTCGAACGATCAAAAGCTAATAGATGCCTGCCCTGATGATGATGTTCGCAAGCATCTCCAGAATATGCTTGAGGATGACCAGAAAAACCTGGGCATTATAGAGACCGTGATAGTCCAATACGGCATTCAAGCTGAACCTAGTCCTGCGACAAACATATTTATTCCGCAGTTTGAGAAGATGATGTCAGGCGATGAGTTTACTTATTATCAGAAACTCATTCACCACGAACTGATCAAGCATGGTCAAGCCATGAGTGGAATCATTATTCACAAAGCCGCTCAGAAGGTGGGAGCTGATATTGAAGTGGCAATTGGCCCTTTGAATACCGTCAATTTTGAGGGTCGCGCTCACCAAGAACAACTCAAAGGAATGCTCGAAGTGGTGGGTGTCCGCGAAATGACTGGTAAAGACGCCGACCAGGGACTCTGGGCACGGGTGCAAGATGGAGTTGCTGCATTGTCGGGTGTAGTTGGCAGCATAGCCACCCAAAACACTGACAAACAAGATATGAACATCCAGACCATCATCCGGCTGGATCACAACAAGACGAATACCATTTTCACCGAAATCGGAGCTACTAAAGACCCTCAAAAGCTCCAAGAGTATTTCGGGCAACTCTACAAAGATTTGTTGGTACACGCTCAAGCGGAAGAAGAAGTGGTCTATCCGAAAGTTCGCTCGTTCTACGGTGATGACAACACTCAAGAGCTGTACGATGAGCAAGCGCAAATGAAGGGGATGCTCGATGAAATTAAGGCTATGGACCCCACTAATGCCGACGAGTTTAGATCGAGAATTAAAGACCTGATGGAGGCGGTTGGCGACCACATTCGTCAAGAAGAATCTACGATGTTTGCGGCGATCGACAAGAATTGCAGCGACGATCAAAAAGAGCAAATGGCAACTGAATTCAAAGCTGCCAAGAGCAAGATTCAGCAAGAAATGGCAGCCTAA
- a CDS encoding SDR family NAD(P)-dependent oxidoreductase, which translates to MNSYIDNQNPLILFAVGVGALLVVLWVVRSWRERQYDLTGKTVLLTGGSRGLGLVMARQLVQQGARLAICARDRAELERARVELEQCGGEVVTVPCDVTDRSQVDQMVQQVRDRFGQIDILINNAGTDLVGPMDVLTMEDYDDLMKLHFWAPLYTTYAVFPEMRQRQAGRIVNISSIGGKVVSPHMLAYCASKFALTGLSEGMRTELAKDGIAVTTVCPGFIRTGVIDHAMFKGQHRKEFTWFSIADSLPLISTSAEKVARETIAGFRRGDAEVIVPLWTWFSARLYALFPGLSATAIGWFNRLLPGTGGIGTERAFGKDSHSSLSPSVLTSLSERAARRNNEIATEKADGAGANGQVETQRSNGQVEAQ; encoded by the coding sequence ATGAATTCCTATATAGATAATCAGAATCCTCTTATTCTTTTTGCAGTTGGCGTGGGCGCTTTGCTCGTCGTGCTTTGGGTGGTGCGATCGTGGCGCGAACGTCAATACGATCTCACAGGCAAGACGGTGCTGCTTACGGGTGGTTCTCGCGGACTTGGTTTGGTTATGGCACGCCAGTTGGTGCAGCAAGGAGCGCGTTTGGCAATTTGTGCCCGCGATCGCGCAGAGCTCGAAAGGGCGCGTGTCGAGCTGGAGCAGTGCGGTGGAGAGGTGGTGACTGTTCCCTGTGATGTCACCGATCGCTCCCAGGTTGACCAGATGGTGCAGCAGGTGCGCGATCGCTTCGGTCAGATCGACATCCTCATTAACAATGCAGGCACCGACCTTGTGGGGCCAATGGACGTATTGACGATGGAGGACTACGACGACTTGATGAAGCTGCATTTCTGGGCACCGCTATACACTACTTATGCGGTTTTCCCGGAAATGCGTCAACGACAAGCTGGACGCATCGTTAATATCTCTTCGATCGGCGGCAAGGTAGTTTCCCCGCATATGTTGGCGTATTGCGCCAGCAAATTTGCCTTAACCGGTTTGTCGGAAGGGATGCGGACAGAACTGGCAAAGGACGGGATTGCTGTCACAACGGTATGTCCGGGTTTCATCCGCACAGGCGTGATAGACCACGCTATGTTCAAAGGTCAGCACCGCAAGGAGTTTACCTGGTTCAGCATTGCTGATTCGTTGCCCTTGATTTCGACGAGTGCCGAAAAAGTTGCTCGTGAGACCATTGCTGGATTTCGACGGGGTGATGCAGAGGTAATTGTGCCACTTTGGACTTGGTTTAGTGCCAGACTCTATGCTCTTTTTCCAGGGCTTTCTGCCACTGCGATCGGTTGGTTTAATCGGTTATTACCTGGAACAGGTGGCATTGGTACTGAACGCGCTTTTGGAAAAGACAGCCACTCATCTTTATCGCCTTCGGTGTTAACCTCTTTGAGTGAACGAGCGGCACGTCGAAACAACGAGATTGCAACCGAGAAGGCAGATGGCGCTGGAGCAAATGGGCAGGTCGAAACTCAGCGATCAAATGGACAGGTAGAAGCACAATAA
- a CDS encoding SDR family oxidoreductase, with product MVATQSHTSQTSESKLMCDRVVLITGASRGIGAATAKLLGQHGAAVGVNYYGSQEAAQQVVEEISSDGGRALAVKADVRDPQQVDAMVQQVSEAFGVIDTLVINANAGFPMAPFVDYRWEDFEAKLLGELKGAFFPCKAVVPSMIEQKRGCIIAVSSGLSRNPGEGFSAHSTAKSGLDAFIKSLALELGSHGIRANVVAPGLTLTDATARLPQEHKDASAQMVPMKRNGLPEDITSAILLLASQEARFITGAYLPVSGGIQML from the coding sequence ATGGTCGCTACACAGTCTCATACAAGCCAGACCTCAGAATCCAAGTTAATGTGCGATCGCGTCGTCCTGATTACGGGTGCGAGTCGCGGCATTGGTGCGGCTACCGCTAAACTCTTAGGACAACACGGTGCTGCCGTTGGGGTTAACTACTATGGCAGCCAAGAGGCTGCTCAACAAGTCGTTGAGGAGATTTCATCAGATGGTGGTCGGGCACTAGCTGTCAAAGCAGACGTGCGCGATCCTCAACAAGTCGATGCAATGGTGCAACAGGTTTCAGAGGCGTTTGGTGTAATTGATACGCTCGTTATTAATGCCAATGCTGGGTTTCCTATGGCTCCCTTTGTAGATTATCGCTGGGAAGACTTTGAAGCAAAATTGCTCGGAGAACTCAAAGGTGCATTTTTCCCTTGCAAGGCAGTCGTTCCATCCATGATTGAACAGAAGCGGGGGTGCATCATTGCGGTGAGCAGTGGTTTATCTCGCAATCCTGGTGAAGGGTTCTCTGCCCACAGTACAGCCAAGTCTGGACTAGATGCCTTTATAAAAAGCCTGGCATTGGAACTCGGTTCTCACGGAATTCGTGCCAATGTTGTAGCACCCGGATTGACACTGACTGATGCAACGGCACGTTTGCCCCAGGAACATAAAGATGCGTCCGCTCAAATGGTTCCAATGAAACGAAATGGACTGCCGGAAGATATTACAAGCGCAATTCTGCTGTTAGCGTCCCAGGAAGCGAGATTTATCACAGGAGCTTATTTACCTGTCAGTGGTGGTATTCAGATGCTGTGA